A genomic window from Halogeometricum borinquense DSM 11551 includes:
- a CDS encoding acyl-CoA thioesterase → MATQRTDGETVSLQQSFTEMSEILMPNDTNNLGRALGGTVLHWMDICGAISARRFSKRQVVTASMDHVDFKAPIELGDVVTVTGYVFDTGRTSMDVHVDVCAERPSEGEKRETASSFFSFVALDENETPAPVPSLRCPSESQTKLRDRALERRNQRRMELAVEIEES, encoded by the coding sequence ATGGCGACCCAACGGACCGACGGCGAAACGGTGTCACTCCAGCAGTCGTTCACCGAAATGAGCGAGATACTGATGCCGAACGATACGAACAACCTCGGACGCGCCCTCGGAGGGACTGTTCTCCACTGGATGGACATCTGCGGGGCTATCTCCGCCCGTCGGTTCTCGAAGCGGCAAGTGGTCACGGCGTCGATGGATCACGTTGACTTCAAGGCCCCCATCGAACTCGGTGACGTCGTGACCGTCACGGGCTACGTGTTCGACACCGGTCGAACGAGCATGGATGTCCACGTGGACGTTTGCGCCGAACGACCGAGCGAGGGTGAAAAGCGTGAGACAGCGAGTTCGTTCTTCAGTTTCGTCGCACTGGACGAGAACGAGACGCCGGCACCGGTTCCCAGCCTTCGCTGTCCGTCAGAATCGCAGACAAAGCTCCGTGACCGTGCACTCGAACGGCGGAATCAACGACGGATGGAACTCGCCGTCGAAATCGAAGAGTCGTGA
- a CDS encoding S26 family signal peptidase, with translation MNDDQGERDTTDDAPRPEPNAVSVKSSDTFLHRFLNAEDGILLFVRETLVSVSAVVAIGLLLFAISGVWPPMVAVESGSMEPHMYRGDLIFITAPDRFTPDYAYGDTGIVTVDIGSEKGFSSFNGPGSVIVYDPPSRAGSPIIHRARFYVEAEENWYDKANPNYINADSCAELRNCPAPHAGFITKGDANGRYDQASGIAEPVKTEWIDGVAHVRIPYLGYVRLELAGMFAPMPVSAHVDSVNAQTDTAPGFESTNQTVSVV, from the coding sequence ATGAACGACGACCAGGGCGAGAGGGACACAACAGACGACGCACCTCGCCCAGAACCCAATGCTGTGAGTGTCAAGTCGTCAGATACGTTCCTCCACCGATTTCTGAACGCCGAAGACGGTATCCTTCTGTTCGTCCGCGAGACGTTAGTGAGCGTCTCTGCCGTCGTCGCAATCGGGCTCCTCCTATTCGCTATCAGCGGCGTCTGGCCGCCGATGGTCGCCGTCGAGAGCGGCAGCATGGAACCCCACATGTACCGCGGTGACCTCATATTCATCACCGCACCCGACCGCTTCACGCCTGACTACGCTTACGGGGATACAGGAATCGTGACGGTCGATATTGGAAGCGAGAAGGGGTTCAGTTCGTTCAACGGTCCCGGATCCGTCATCGTGTACGACCCGCCCAGTCGGGCCGGGTCGCCCATCATCCATCGGGCGCGCTTCTATGTCGAGGCTGAGGAGAACTGGTACGATAAGGCGAATCCCAACTACATCAACGCCGATAGCTGTGCGGAACTGCGCAACTGTCCCGCACCGCACGCGGGGTTCATCACGAAAGGTGACGCCAACGGTCGCTACGACCAAGCCAGTGGTATCGCAGAACCCGTTAAAACCGAATGGATAGACGGTGTCGCGCACGTTCGCATCCCGTATCTCGGCTACGTTCGACTGGAACTGGCGGGGATGTTTGCCCCGATGCCAGTGAGTGCGCATGTGGATTCGGTTAACGCGCAAACAGACACTGCCCCCGGTTTCGAGTCCACGAATCAGACAGTCAGCGTCGTGTGA
- a CDS encoding DUF2891 domain-containing protein: MDFETVDTDTLLSGRSEWLDPELAETFSQHPLDAIETEYPHYVRSVDSPDGVERPKNNHPVFYGCYDWHSAVHSHWALLRQLRVFESHPAESEIKQRIDARFTPENIEREIEYFEANRTFERPYGWAWLLHLASELTLWDDDHADEWKSIIEPLEREIIALIESEFLSQEQPLRVGTHENSAFALHCILDYARTTSNESLESAVVETAIEFFAQDRNYPVEYEPLGWDFLSPTLTEADLMRRVYDEDEFRTWIDGFLPDITTKPYDTLLEPVHAETDPDEEVAIHLVGLNLSKAWSLAGLATTLDGHRYAEAFERSAKKHAERGLSQAFTDNYAGSHWLSSFALYLLTRNEGGIAPNAS, from the coding sequence ATGGATTTTGAGACTGTGGATACCGATACGCTTCTTTCGGGCAGAAGCGAGTGGCTCGACCCGGAGCTGGCAGAAACGTTCTCACAACACCCATTGGACGCAATCGAAACCGAATACCCGCACTACGTCCGGTCGGTTGACTCTCCGGACGGCGTCGAGCGGCCAAAGAACAACCATCCAGTGTTCTACGGCTGTTACGACTGGCACTCTGCAGTCCACAGTCATTGGGCGCTACTCCGTCAACTCCGCGTCTTCGAGAGCCACCCCGCAGAATCCGAGATTAAACAGCGTATCGACGCGCGGTTTACGCCTGAAAATATCGAGAGAGAAATCGAATACTTCGAGGCGAACCGAACGTTCGAGCGACCGTACGGATGGGCGTGGCTCTTACACCTCGCATCCGAGTTGACGCTGTGGGACGACGACCACGCGGACGAGTGGAAATCGATTATCGAACCGTTAGAACGAGAGATTATCGCCCTCATCGAATCCGAGTTTCTCTCTCAAGAACAGCCGCTCAGAGTCGGAACACACGAAAACTCCGCGTTCGCTCTGCACTGCATCCTCGACTATGCGAGGACGACTTCCAACGAGTCGCTGGAGTCAGCCGTCGTCGAAACCGCGATCGAGTTCTTCGCACAGGACCGAAACTACCCCGTCGAGTACGAGCCACTCGGGTGGGACTTCCTGTCTCCGACACTGACGGAAGCAGACCTGATGCGACGCGTATACGACGAAGACGAGTTTCGAACGTGGATCGATGGGTTCCTTCCCGACATAACCACGAAGCCGTACGATACGCTTCTGGAACCCGTACACGCCGAAACGGATCCCGATGAGGAAGTCGCCATTCACCTCGTCGGACTGAATCTCTCGAAAGCGTGGAGTCTGGCCGGACTGGCAACCACTCTGGATGGGCACCGATATGCCGAGGCGTTCGAGCGAAGTGCGAAGAAACACGCCGAGCGTGGGTTATCACAAGCGTTTACCGACAACTACGCCGGGTCACACTGGCTCTCCTCGTTCGCACTGTACCTCCTCACGAGAAACGAGGGCGGCATCGCACCGAACGCGAGTTAA
- a CDS encoding aspartate kinase yields MRVVAKFGGTSLGSGDRINRAADSIAAAVEKGHEIAVVASAMGNTTDDLLDEIRFDADDRDRAEIVSMGERTSVRMLKAALAARGVNALFVEPGADQWPVIANDLGEVDVEETKHRAADLAADLDNVVPVITGFLAENHDGEITTLGRGGSDTTAVMLGRYMDADEVVIVTDVEGVMTGDPHVVEGARNVGRITVDELRNLSFRGAEVVAPSALSYKDDNLAVRVVHYQHGNLLTGGTLIEGEFQNLIDMQEDPLACVTVAGRSIRNRPGILADLSQALREKGVNVDAVASGMDSITFYVGEDRAEEAENLLHSKVVDDQSLSSVTVDDDVAVIRVTGGELPNRPGVILDIVQPISEAGINIHDVITSATSVAIFVAWDDREETLKIVQNEF; encoded by the coding sequence GTGCGAGTAGTAGCGAAGTTCGGGGGTACTTCCCTCGGAAGCGGTGACAGAATCAACCGCGCGGCGGACTCTATCGCCGCTGCAGTCGAAAAGGGACACGAAATCGCCGTCGTCGCCTCCGCGATGGGGAACACGACGGACGACCTGCTTGACGAGATTCGGTTCGACGCAGACGACCGCGACCGCGCCGAAATCGTCTCGATGGGTGAACGAACCAGTGTTCGGATGCTGAAGGCGGCCCTCGCCGCCCGCGGCGTGAACGCGCTGTTCGTCGAACCCGGCGCAGACCAGTGGCCGGTCATTGCAAACGACCTCGGCGAAGTCGATGTCGAGGAGACGAAGCACCGGGCCGCCGATCTCGCGGCAGACCTCGACAACGTCGTCCCGGTAATTACGGGCTTTCTCGCCGAGAACCATGACGGCGAGATAACCACGCTCGGTCGCGGCGGGTCCGACACGACGGCCGTCATGCTCGGTCGGTACATGGACGCCGACGAGGTAGTCATCGTCACCGACGTTGAAGGCGTCATGACCGGCGACCCCCATGTCGTCGAAGGCGCACGGAACGTCGGGCGCATCACCGTAGACGAACTCCGGAACCTTTCGTTCCGCGGGGCCGAAGTCGTCGCACCCTCCGCACTTTCATACAAAGACGACAACCTCGCCGTCCGTGTCGTCCACTACCAACACGGCAACCTGCTGACCGGCGGAACTCTCATCGAAGGCGAGTTCCAGAACCTCATCGACATGCAGGAGGACCCTCTAGCCTGTGTCACCGTCGCCGGCCGTTCCATCCGGAACCGACCGGGTATCCTCGCAGATCTCTCGCAGGCACTCCGGGAGAAGGGTGTCAACGTCGATGCCGTCGCCTCCGGCATGGACTCCATCACGTTCTACGTCGGCGAAGACCGAGCCGAGGAAGCCGAGAACCTCTTGCACTCTAAGGTCGTAGACGACCAGTCGCTCTCCTCGGTGACAGTCGATGACGACGTCGCCGTCATCCGTGTCACGGGTGGCGAACTTCCGAACCGTCCGGGTGTTATTCTCGATATCGTCCAACCGATCTCGGAGGCCGGAATCAACATCCACGACGTTATCACCTCCGCGACGTCCGTCGCAATCTTTGTCGCGTGGGACGACCGCGAGGAGACGCTAAAAATCGTCCAGAACGAGTTCTAA
- a CDS encoding DNA-directed DNA polymerase II small subunit yields MPLETPTRIVRELARHGYNAEREAVTLIAGAADPETTLARAIEHAGADAFRVTAADVRAVLDSGPNATDAPISASSTAATPSDTTTTDADALSESESASTDRSLDPSSSTGETKAETTTSGQSSPPETGGSNSSSGRQSDPSLRSLSITNDMTGQSTGTGEYGDFVKVFKDRYEKLSRQLRGRVNHRPAEAIQSMPGGSDAAMVGLVNDIRSTASGHWLIELEDTTGTFPCLVMKDRKFASAVDELLMDECIAVEGTLADDSGIMFVDSMHWPDVPRTHKPNTADRHVQAALISDVHVGSQEFMAGAWHRFADWLHTDAAEHVEYILIAGDMVEGVGVYPNQDEELDIVDIYDQYEQFSEYLKEVPGDIEIVMIPGNHDAVRLAEPQPGFDEELRDIMSVHDARITSNPSTVTVEGVNVLMYHGVSLDEVIAELPSESASYDEPHKAMYQLLKKRHVAPQYGGHTRLAPEEQDYLVMKEVPDIFHTGHVHKLGWGKYHNVLAVNSGCWQAQTDFQKSVNIDPDAGYAPIVDLDTLDMTVRKFS; encoded by the coding sequence GTGCCTCTGGAGACGCCGACGCGAATCGTCCGCGAACTCGCTCGTCACGGGTATAACGCCGAACGGGAGGCCGTGACGCTCATCGCGGGCGCGGCCGACCCCGAGACGACGCTCGCGCGGGCGATAGAACACGCAGGTGCTGACGCCTTCCGCGTCACTGCCGCCGACGTTCGCGCTGTCCTCGATAGCGGGCCGAACGCCACCGATGCGCCTATCTCGGCGTCTTCCACCGCCGCCACGCCCTCCGACACCACCACGACTGACGCGGACGCCCTCTCCGAGTCCGAATCTGCCTCGACTGATCGAAGCTTAGACCCCTCTAGTTCGACTGGAGAAACGAAAGCCGAAACGACGACTTCGGGCCAATCGTCTCCACCCGAAACAGGGGGGTCGAACAGTAGTAGCGGACGTCAATCCGATCCATCGCTTCGGTCGCTCTCGATCACGAACGACATGACGGGGCAGAGTACCGGAACGGGGGAGTACGGTGACTTCGTGAAGGTGTTCAAAGACCGATACGAGAAACTCTCACGGCAACTCCGTGGTCGTGTGAACCACCGGCCGGCGGAAGCGATCCAGTCGATGCCCGGCGGAAGCGACGCGGCGATGGTCGGACTCGTCAACGATATCCGTTCGACCGCCAGCGGTCACTGGTTGATCGAACTCGAAGACACGACGGGGACGTTCCCCTGTCTCGTGATGAAAGATCGGAAGTTCGCATCCGCCGTGGACGAACTCCTCATGGACGAGTGCATCGCCGTCGAGGGGACGCTCGCAGACGATTCGGGTATCATGTTCGTGGACTCGATGCACTGGCCGGACGTGCCGCGAACGCATAAACCGAACACTGCTGACAGACACGTTCAAGCCGCACTCATCTCTGACGTTCACGTCGGCAGTCAAGAGTTCATGGCGGGCGCGTGGCACCGCTTTGCCGACTGGCTTCACACAGACGCGGCCGAACACGTCGAGTACATTCTCATCGCGGGCGATATGGTCGAAGGCGTCGGTGTCTACCCGAATCAGGACGAGGAGTTGGATATCGTTGATATCTACGACCAGTACGAACAGTTCTCGGAGTACCTCAAGGAGGTACCGGGGGATATCGAGATTGTGATGATTCCGGGGAACCACGACGCGGTCCGCCTCGCGGAACCCCAACCCGGATTCGACGAGGAACTCCGCGACATTATGTCCGTCCACGATGCACGTATCACCAGCAATCCCTCCACAGTCACCGTCGAGGGTGTGAACGTGCTGATGTATCACGGTGTCTCCTTAGACGAGGTCATCGCCGAACTGCCGTCGGAGTCTGCGAGCTACGACGAACCCCACAAGGCGATGTATCAACTCCTGAAGAAACGCCACGTCGCGCCGCAGTACGGTGGACACACGCGCCTCGCGCCCGAGGAGCAAGACTATCTCGTCATGAAGGAGGTTCCCGACATCTTCCACACCGGCCACGTCCACAAACTCGGGTGGGGGAAGTACCACAACGTCCTCGCCGTCAACTCCGGCTGCTGGCAGGCGCAGACTGACTTCCAGAAATCCGTCAATATCGACCCTGACGCGGGATATGCGCCTATCGTAGACCTCGATACGCTGGATATGACTGTTCGCAAGTTCTCCTGA
- a CDS encoding tryptophanase — protein MRSYKAKMVEPITLPSREEREAALDAAGYNAFNLDAEDVFIDLLTDSGTGTMSADQWAALMRGDEAYAGSRSFSELRDAVRDVMGFEYVVPTHQGRGAENVVYGVLVEEGDVVPNNAHFDTTRAHVANQGADPVDCPHELAHDADADHPFKGNFDIDAGWELVEEVGEDSIPVVVQTITNNSVAGQPVSVENTREVAAFADEIDATFVIDACRFAENAYFVQQREAEFSDASVAEIAREQLSYADAVTMSGKKDAIVNIGGFAAMNDPELFELAKQRGILYEGFPTYGGLAGRDVAAMAVGLREAVEPPYVGERVEQVAELGRLLTDAGIPVYEPTGGHAVYIDAEAVLPHVPKDQFPGQELVCALYLEGGVRGVELGGFAFPGTDRPDLVRLALPRRTYSREHLEHVAETAAAVKESAASYGGLEIVEEPPMRELRHFSARLEPTEAPSSAD, from the coding sequence ATGCGCTCATACAAAGCCAAGATGGTCGAACCGATCACGCTCCCCTCACGCGAGGAACGTGAGGCGGCACTCGACGCGGCAGGATACAACGCGTTCAACCTCGATGCTGAGGACGTATTCATCGACCTTCTCACTGACTCCGGGACCGGAACGATGAGCGCCGATCAGTGGGCTGCGCTTATGCGCGGTGACGAAGCCTACGCCGGGAGTCGGAGTTTCTCGGAACTCCGCGACGCCGTCCGCGACGTGATGGGCTTCGAGTACGTCGTCCCCACGCACCAAGGCCGCGGCGCTGAGAACGTCGTCTACGGTGTCCTCGTTGAAGAGGGCGACGTCGTGCCGAACAACGCACACTTCGATACGACTCGCGCCCACGTCGCCAACCAAGGTGCGGACCCCGTAGACTGCCCGCACGAACTCGCTCACGACGCCGATGCCGACCATCCGTTCAAAGGCAACTTCGACATCGACGCCGGGTGGGAACTCGTCGAAGAAGTCGGCGAAGACTCGATTCCGGTCGTCGTTCAGACCATCACCAACAACTCCGTCGCCGGACAACCCGTCAGTGTCGAGAACACCCGCGAGGTGGCAGCGTTCGCTGACGAAATCGACGCGACGTTCGTCATCGACGCCTGCCGCTTCGCTGAAAACGCGTACTTCGTCCAGCAACGCGAAGCGGAGTTCTCCGACGCCTCTGTCGCCGAAATCGCCCGCGAGCAACTCTCCTACGCCGACGCGGTGACGATGTCCGGCAAGAAGGACGCAATCGTCAATATCGGTGGCTTCGCCGCGATGAACGACCCCGAACTGTTCGAGTTGGCAAAACAGCGCGGCATCCTCTACGAAGGCTTCCCGACCTACGGTGGTCTCGCCGGACGCGACGTGGCGGCGATGGCTGTCGGTCTCCGTGAAGCGGTCGAACCACCGTACGTCGGCGAACGCGTCGAACAGGTGGCCGAACTCGGTCGTCTCCTGACCGATGCCGGAATCCCTGTCTACGAACCGACCGGCGGCCACGCCGTCTACATCGACGCCGAAGCCGTTCTTCCTCACGTCCCGAAAGACCAGTTCCCCGGACAGGAACTCGTCTGTGCGCTCTATCTCGAAGGCGGCGTTCGCGGCGTCGAACTCGGTGGATTTGCCTTCCCCGGCACCGACCGACCCGACTTGGTCCGACTTGCGCTCCCGCGCCGGACGTACTCGCGGGAACACCTCGAACACGTCGCCGAGACGGCCGCCGCGGTGAAAGAGTCCGCAGCGTCCTACGGTGGCCTCGAAATCGTCGAGGAACCGCCAATGCGCGAACTCCGGCACTTCTCTGCGCGTCTGGAACCCACCGAAGCACCCTCGTCGGCGGACTGA